The sequence below is a genomic window from Candidatus Palauibacter scopulicola.
CCAGCCCTCGCACGGCGCCTGGACCGGCGCGACGCCGACCGCTGCCAGAACGGGAAGAGCAAGGAGCGTCGACAACAGCGTTGCCTCCGTCACGAGGCGCCCTCCTCGTCGACATCAACGGGGCCGGCCGCGAGGGCCGCCTCGAGATCGAGCCAGAACGGTTCCCAGATGTGCCCGTCCGGGTCCGCGAAGGCGCGGGCGTACATGAAGCCGTAGTCCATCGGTTCCCGCGGTTCGTCCGCCCCGTGCGCGAGCGCCGTCTCCATGAAGCCGTCCACCTCCTCGCGGCTCTCCAGTTGGAGGGAGACCAGGACCTCCGTCGCCTCCCGAGCTTCCGCGAGGGGTCGCGGCGTGAAAGTGGAGAA
It includes:
- a CDS encoding VOC family protein, whose protein sequence is MQTTRNVFINLPVEDLARARAFFAALGFAFDDDFSDEATLGMEINGNCYCMLVTHERFSTFTPRPLAEAREATEVLVSLQLESREEVDGFMETALAHGADEPREPMDYGFMYARAFADPDGHIWEPFWLDLEAALAAGPVDVDEEGAS